A region of Massilia sp. WG5 DNA encodes the following proteins:
- the murC gene encoding UDP-N-acetylmuramate--L-alanine ligase, whose product MKHKIKHIHFVGIGGSGMSGIAEVLLNLGYKVSGSDLASNAASQRLAELGATVYTGHAAEHIRGADAVVTSTAVNESNPEVVAARAGKVPVVPRAIMLGELMRLKRGIAIAGTHGKTTTTSLVASVLAQGGLDPTFVIGGRLNSAGANAKLGTGDYIVAEADESDASFLNLTPMIEVITNIDADHMDTYEHDFEKLKGAFVNFTHRLPFYGRAMMCIDDVNVRSILPQVTKPVTTYGFSEDAEVRALNAYADGTRMCFTVRQEGYPDTDFVLNQPGMHNVLNACSAIAIAREIGVPDEATAQGLAEFRGVGRRFTRYGEIPIEGGGSFTLVDDYGHHPVEAQVTVAAARAAYPGRRLLLAFQPHRYTRTRDLFEDFVKVLGAPDVLLLAEVYSAGETPIVAADGRALARALRAGSQIEPIFVESIADMPATILKVARDGDVVLTMGAGSIGGVPHQLTQLQKVAS is encoded by the coding sequence ATGAAGCACAAGATCAAACATATTCATTTCGTCGGCATCGGCGGCAGCGGCATGAGCGGCATCGCCGAGGTGCTGCTGAACCTGGGCTATAAGGTGTCGGGCTCGGACCTGGCCTCGAACGCCGCCAGCCAGCGCCTGGCCGAACTGGGCGCGACTGTTTACACCGGCCACGCCGCGGAACACATCCGCGGCGCCGACGCCGTGGTGACCTCGACCGCCGTCAACGAATCGAATCCTGAAGTGGTGGCGGCGCGCGCCGGCAAGGTGCCGGTGGTGCCGCGCGCCATCATGCTGGGCGAACTGATGCGCCTGAAGCGCGGCATCGCGATCGCCGGCACCCACGGCAAGACCACCACCACCAGCCTGGTGGCGTCGGTGCTGGCCCAGGGCGGCCTGGACCCGACCTTCGTGATCGGCGGCCGCCTGAACAGCGCCGGCGCCAACGCCAAGCTGGGCACCGGCGACTACATCGTGGCCGAGGCCGACGAGTCCGACGCGTCGTTCCTGAACCTGACGCCGATGATCGAGGTGATCACCAACATCGACGCCGACCACATGGACACCTACGAGCACGACTTCGAGAAGCTCAAGGGCGCGTTCGTGAACTTCACCCACCGCCTGCCGTTCTACGGCCGCGCGATGATGTGCATCGACGACGTCAACGTGCGTTCGATCCTGCCGCAGGTGACCAAGCCGGTGACGACCTACGGCTTTTCCGAAGACGCCGAAGTGCGCGCGCTGAACGCCTATGCCGACGGCACCCGCATGTGCTTCACCGTGCGCCAGGAAGGCTATCCGGACACCGACTTCGTGCTGAACCAGCCCGGCATGCACAACGTGCTGAACGCCTGCTCGGCGATCGCGATCGCGCGCGAGATCGGCGTGCCGGACGAAGCCACGGCCCAGGGCCTGGCCGAATTCCGCGGCGTCGGCCGCCGCTTCACCCGCTACGGCGAGATCCCGATCGAGGGCGGCGGCAGCTTCACCCTGGTCGACGACTACGGCCACCATCCGGTCGAAGCCCAGGTGACGGTGGCCGCGGCGCGCGCTGCCTATCCGGGCCGGCGCCTGCTGCTGGCCTTCCAGCCGCACCGCTACACCCGCACGCGCGACCTGTTCGAGGACTTCGTCAAGGTCCTGGGCGCGCCGGACGTGCTGCTGCTGGCCGAGGTGTACTCGGCCGGCGAGACCCCGATCGTGGCGGCCGACGGCCGCGCCCTGGCGCGCGCGCTGCGCGCCGGCAGCCAGATCGAACCGATTTTCGTGGAATCGATCGCCGACATGCCGGCGACGATCCTGAAGGTGGCGCGCGACGGCGACGTCGTGCTCACCATGGGCGCCGGCTCGATCGGCGGCGTCCCCCATCAACTGACCCAGCTTCAAAAGGTAGCATCGTGA
- a CDS encoding D-alanine--D-alanine ligase, translating into MSTSALTPAEIAEFGKVGVLFGGRSAEREISILSGTGVLQALQSKGIDAHAFDPAERSLAELAAEKFDRVFIALHGRYGEDGSLQGALEQLDIPYTGSGVMASSVGMDKITTKIVWLANGVSTPKYAVIDEDADLDKVVADLGLPLIVKAPLEGSSIGITKVSRPEELQAAVELSRRYDKRVLAEQFIEGREFSVPLLGTGPTARALPIIEIVAPEGNYDYQNKYFTDDTQYHCPAPLDAALTASIQREVEKAYRALGCEGWSRIDVLLRESDKQFFLLEVNTSPGMTTHSLVPMAARAEGVGYEDLCVEILRSASLKIGDAATRQKKEKA; encoded by the coding sequence GTGAGTACTTCCGCTCTCACTCCAGCCGAGATTGCCGAATTCGGCAAGGTCGGCGTCCTGTTCGGCGGCCGTTCCGCCGAGCGCGAGATTTCGATCCTGTCCGGCACCGGCGTGCTGCAGGCCCTGCAGTCGAAGGGCATCGACGCCCACGCCTTCGATCCGGCCGAGCGTTCGCTGGCCGAGCTGGCCGCCGAAAAATTCGACCGCGTGTTCATCGCGCTGCACGGCCGCTATGGCGAAGACGGCAGCCTGCAGGGCGCCCTCGAGCAGCTCGACATCCCCTACACCGGCAGCGGCGTGATGGCATCCAGCGTCGGCATGGACAAGATCACCACCAAGATCGTCTGGCTGGCGAACGGCGTCTCGACGCCGAAGTACGCGGTGATCGACGAGGACGCGGACCTGGACAAGGTGGTCGCCGACCTGGGCCTGCCGCTGATCGTCAAGGCGCCGCTCGAAGGTTCGAGCATCGGCATCACCAAGGTGAGCCGCCCGGAAGAGCTGCAGGCGGCCGTCGAGCTGTCGCGCCGCTACGACAAGCGGGTGCTGGCCGAGCAGTTCATCGAAGGCCGCGAATTCTCGGTGCCGCTGCTGGGCACCGGCCCCACCGCGCGGGCGCTGCCGATCATCGAGATCGTCGCGCCGGAAGGCAACTACGATTACCAGAACAAGTACTTCACGGACGATACGCAGTACCACTGCCCGGCGCCGCTCGACGCGGCGCTGACGGCCAGCATCCAGCGCGAAGTCGAGAAGGCCTACCGCGCCCTCGGCTGCGAAGGCTGGAGCCGCATCGACGTGCTGCTGCGCGAGTCGGACAAGCAGTTCTTCCTGCTGGAGGTGAACACCTCCCCGGGCATGACCACGCACTCGCTGGTGCCGATGGCCGCGCGTGCGGAAGGCGTCGGCTACGAAGACCTGTGCGTCGAGATCCTGCGTTCGGCCTCGCTGAAGATCGGCGATGCGGCGACCCGGCAGAAGAAGGAAAAGGCATAA